From Vibrio crassostreae, one genomic window encodes:
- a CDS encoding ABC transporter substrate-binding protein gives MKINKTLLTLSLLAASTFSQAGEVEVLHWWTAGGEAKSAAVLKEMIEEQGHTWKDFAVAGGGGESAMTVLKTRAVSGNPPSAAQIKGHDIQEWGGLGFLTSLDATAKQEQWDELLPEVVTKVMKWDGEYVAVPVNVHRVNWLWANPVVLEKSGVTVPTTLDEFFVAADKIKAAGFIPLAHGGQPWQDATVFEAVALDVLGSEDYNKAFVDLDMDVLSGDKMVEVFTKFKKMRDYIDSNSPGRDWNVATSMVINGEAAMQIMGDWAKGEFTAAGKVPGKDYICAPAPGTDGQFTFNIDSFAFFELSDKENQKAQQDLAKTILTKDFQEVFNLNKGSIPVRLDMDMSKFDQCALDSMATFKASAESGDLVPSMAHGLATTSYAQGAIYDVVTNFFNEKDADPKEAAAKLAKAVKAAI, from the coding sequence ATGAAAATCAATAAAACCCTACTTACTCTATCTCTTCTTGCTGCCTCAACATTTTCTCAAGCTGGTGAAGTGGAAGTGCTTCACTGGTGGACTGCTGGTGGCGAAGCAAAATCCGCTGCGGTACTGAAAGAGATGATTGAAGAACAAGGTCATACTTGGAAAGATTTCGCTGTTGCTGGTGGTGGCGGTGAAAGTGCGATGACCGTTTTGAAAACGCGAGCAGTATCAGGTAACCCACCATCTGCTGCGCAGATCAAAGGTCATGATATTCAAGAGTGGGGTGGTTTAGGTTTTCTTACGTCTCTCGATGCAACAGCAAAACAAGAACAGTGGGATGAGTTACTGCCAGAGGTTGTGACCAAAGTGATGAAGTGGGACGGAGAATATGTGGCGGTTCCTGTCAACGTTCACCGTGTTAACTGGCTTTGGGCGAATCCTGTTGTTTTAGAAAAATCAGGTGTTACCGTTCCAACCACATTAGATGAGTTCTTTGTGGCGGCAGACAAGATCAAAGCGGCTGGCTTCATTCCACTGGCTCACGGTGGTCAACCTTGGCAAGACGCGACAGTCTTCGAAGCGGTGGCGCTTGATGTACTAGGCAGTGAAGACTACAACAAAGCATTCGTTGATCTTGATATGGACGTTTTATCTGGCGACAAAATGGTGGAAGTATTCACCAAGTTTAAAAAGATGCGTGACTACATCGACAGCAACTCGCCGGGTCGTGATTGGAACGTAGCAACTTCAATGGTTATCAATGGTGAAGCTGCGATGCAGATCATGGGCGACTGGGCGAAAGGTGAGTTTACTGCAGCAGGTAAAGTACCGGGTAAAGACTACATCTGTGCCCCAGCTCCGGGTACTGATGGCCAATTCACTTTCAACATCGATAGCTTTGCGTTCTTTGAACTAAGTGACAAAGAGAACCAAAAAGCGCAACAAGACCTAGCAAAAACCATTCTTACTAAAGATTTCCAAGAAGTCTTTAACCTAAACAAAGGTTCTATCCCTGTACGTCTCGATATGGATATGTCTAAGTTCGACCAATGTGCGTTGGACTCTATGGCAACCTTTAAAGCGAGTGCGGAATCTGGCGATCTTGTTCCGAGTATGGCTCACGGCCTAGCGACGACAAGTTACGCGCAAGGCGCAATTTACGACGTGGTAACCAACTTCTTCAATGAGAAAGATGCCGATCCAAAAGAAGCGGCAGCTAAGTTAGCGAAAGCAGTGAAAGCGGCTATCTAA
- a CDS encoding carbohydrate ABC transporter permease, translating to MEHVLTESTPKPTRSQPAPKPSFADRLQHWLPKIVLAPTALVTVVCIYGYIFWTAALSFTNSRFLPSFNFVGLTQYEKLMDNDRWITSITNLGVFGFLFMAIAILLGVGLAVLLDQNIRQEGAIRTIYLYPMALSFIVTGTAWKWILNPGLGIEKLMQDWGFTDFKFDWLVDSEMSVYTLVIAALWQSSGFVMAMFLAGLRGIDSSIIKAAQIDGASLPTIYLKIILPCLRPVVFSAVIITSHIAIKSFDLVTAMTAGGPGYSSDLPALFMYAHSFTRGQIGLGAASAMMMLAGILAILVPYLYSELREKKS from the coding sequence ATGGAGCATGTTTTGACTGAGTCGACTCCAAAACCCACAAGGAGCCAGCCTGCACCGAAACCGAGTTTTGCTGACAGGTTGCAACATTGGCTACCTAAGATTGTGCTAGCGCCGACCGCGTTAGTGACCGTGGTGTGTATCTACGGCTACATTTTTTGGACGGCAGCGTTGTCGTTCACTAACTCTCGATTTCTACCGAGCTTCAACTTCGTTGGTTTAACCCAATATGAAAAGCTGATGGACAACGATCGCTGGATCACTTCAATCACCAACCTCGGCGTATTTGGTTTTCTATTTATGGCGATTGCTATCTTGCTTGGTGTCGGTTTAGCGGTATTGCTTGACCAGAATATCCGTCAAGAAGGGGCGATTCGCACTATCTATCTCTACCCAATGGCGCTGTCATTCATCGTGACAGGTACGGCGTGGAAGTGGATCCTTAACCCAGGTCTTGGCATTGAAAAGTTGATGCAAGACTGGGGATTTACTGACTTCAAATTTGATTGGCTAGTCGACTCCGAAATGTCGGTATATACCTTGGTTATCGCAGCACTTTGGCAATCATCGGGCTTCGTGATGGCGATGTTCTTAGCCGGCCTACGTGGCATCGATTCTTCAATCATCAAAGCCGCTCAAATTGATGGGGCAAGCTTACCCACTATTTATCTCAAAATCATTCTGCCTTGCTTGCGTCCTGTGGTTTTCAGTGCGGTGATCATCACCTCACACATTGCGATTAAGAGTTTCGACCTTGTGACGGCAATGACAGCGGGTGGCCCGGGTTATTCATCGGATCTTCCTGCGCTATTCATGTACGCACACTCATTCACACGAGGACAAATCGGCCTTGGTGCTGCCAGTGCCATGATGATGCTTGCTGGTATTTTAGCGATTCTCGTGCCTTATCTTTACTCTGAACTTAGGGAGAAAAAGTCATGA
- a CDS encoding carbohydrate ABC transporter permease: MMNNINFARMFIYSALLFFCLVYLMPLFVMVLTSFKTLPDIKAGNLMSLPKEWVFDAWYKAWDTACTGVKCEGIKGYFWNSFQMVIPAVAISTLLGAFNGYVVTKWQFRGSNLFFSLLLFGCFIPFQVVLLPMATMLGKMGLANTTIGLVIVHVIYGMAFTTLFFRNFYISIPDELIKAAKLDGAGFFTIFFKILLPISTPIIMVTVIWQFTAIWNDFLFGVVYSGSETQPITVALNNLVNTSTGVKEYNVDMAAAIIAALPTLLVYVFAGKYFVRGLTAGSVKG; this comes from the coding sequence ATGATGAACAACATCAACTTTGCTCGAATGTTTATCTATTCAGCACTGCTTTTCTTCTGCTTAGTTTATTTAATGCCACTGTTTGTGATGGTACTGACCTCATTCAAAACTTTGCCAGACATTAAGGCGGGCAACCTGATGAGCTTACCGAAAGAGTGGGTGTTTGATGCTTGGTATAAAGCGTGGGATACCGCTTGTACTGGCGTGAAATGTGAAGGCATCAAAGGCTACTTCTGGAACTCGTTCCAAATGGTGATTCCTGCTGTAGCGATATCAACATTGCTCGGCGCATTCAATGGTTATGTGGTTACTAAGTGGCAATTCCGAGGCTCAAACCTGTTCTTTAGTTTGTTGTTGTTCGGTTGCTTTATTCCGTTCCAAGTTGTGTTACTGCCAATGGCAACCATGCTTGGCAAGATGGGTTTAGCAAACACAACCATCGGTCTGGTGATTGTGCACGTTATCTACGGCATGGCGTTTACGACTCTGTTTTTCCGTAACTTCTATATCTCGATTCCTGATGAATTGATCAAAGCGGCAAAGCTAGATGGTGCAGGCTTCTTTACGATTTTCTTTAAGATCTTATTACCGATCTCCACGCCAATCATCATGGTGACGGTGATCTGGCAGTTCACCGCAATCTGGAACGATTTCCTGTTCGGGGTGGTCTATTCCGGCTCAGAAACTCAGCCAATTACCGTGGCATTAAACAACTTGGTGAACACCAGTACAGGCGTTAAAGAATATAACGTCGATATGGCTGCCGCGATCATCGCCGCACTGCCAACGCTGCTGGTGTATGTCTTCGCAGGAAAATATTTTGTTCGTGGCCTAACGGCAGGATCAGTAAAAGGATAA
- a CDS encoding ABC transporter ATP-binding protein, which yields MATLDLKQIRKTYRNADNETLKGIDISIDSGEFLILVGPSGCGKSTLMNTIAGLENISSGEIVIDGVDVAQVEPKDRDIAMVFQSYALYPNMTVRGNIAFGLKIRKMPQDEIDAEVNRVAEMLQIEQLLDRKPSQLSGGQRQRVAMGRALARRPKLYLFDEPLSNLDAKLRVEMRHQIKRLHQKLNTTIVYVTHDQIEAMTLADRIAVMKDGELQQLGTPQEIYTKPNNMFVAGFMGSPSMNFIKTMVDLDDDQNPIIKVTGTAEQEHHIRLPQSMREQDGKEVVIGLRPEHITEQDSEDVSATTKLDLQLEVLEPTGPDTIAMVKVNDQEVACRLSPEFEVSVGQMAPLHFDLSKAVFFDAQTEARIDF from the coding sequence ATGGCAACATTAGATTTAAAACAGATCCGTAAAACCTATCGCAACGCGGACAACGAAACGTTAAAGGGCATCGACATCAGTATCGATTCGGGGGAATTTTTGATACTTGTCGGCCCTTCGGGGTGTGGAAAATCAACCCTAATGAACACCATTGCTGGGTTAGAGAATATTAGCTCGGGCGAGATTGTGATTGATGGTGTAGACGTGGCTCAGGTTGAACCCAAAGACCGTGACATCGCGATGGTATTCCAATCATATGCACTATACCCAAACATGACGGTACGCGGCAATATCGCCTTCGGTTTGAAGATTCGCAAGATGCCACAAGACGAGATCGATGCAGAAGTGAATCGAGTTGCTGAAATGCTACAAATTGAACAACTGCTTGATCGTAAACCATCACAGCTATCTGGTGGTCAGCGTCAACGTGTCGCGATGGGGCGTGCTTTGGCGCGTCGTCCTAAGCTGTACTTGTTTGATGAACCGCTTTCTAACTTGGATGCCAAGCTGCGTGTTGAAATGCGTCATCAGATTAAACGCCTTCACCAAAAGCTGAACACCACCATTGTTTACGTCACCCATGACCAAATAGAGGCGATGACCTTGGCGGACCGTATTGCGGTGATGAAAGATGGTGAATTGCAGCAACTCGGTACGCCTCAAGAGATCTACACCAAGCCAAACAATATGTTTGTCGCGGGCTTTATGGGTTCACCATCAATGAACTTCATTAAGACCATGGTGGATTTGGATGACGATCAGAATCCGATCATCAAAGTAACGGGTACGGCTGAACAAGAACATCATATTCGCTTGCCACAAAGTATGCGTGAGCAAGATGGTAAAGAAGTGGTGATTGGCCTACGCCCTGAACACATCACCGAGCAGGATAGTGAGGATGTGTCAGCAACGACCAAGCTAGATTTACAGTTGGAAGTCTTGGAACCTACAGGGCCAGATACGATTGCGATGGTGAAAGTGAACGACCAAGAAGTGGCATGTCGCTTGTCGCCAGAATTTGAAGTGTCAGTTGGGCAAATGGCGCCGCTGCATTTTGATTTATCCAAAGCAGTATTCTTTGATGCTCAGACGGAAGCGAGAATTGATTTCTAA
- a CDS encoding S8 family serine peptidase, giving the protein MRVQIFAGSMSLALLSSPVSAVVNHDLRDSYIVVLKESVSESRANDIAREVAKGHGVIGHQYSHALKGFSLKVPEQALKGLKNRFPEIDYIEPDIVMYALPRGGKPNRGGGGDSVERAVQQVPWGVTRVKGGTVDMSNSSSVAWVIDSGIDSNHPDLNVNKSRGANFTRGKKNNTSDGNGHGTHVAGTIGAYDDGFDVIGVAPGVEVIPVRVLDNSGSGSMSGVIAGVDHVARYGDSGDCANMSLGGAGYSAALDSAIKTAATQGIFFSIAAGNSGQDASGFTPASTNGTNIFTISAFGESNDNFAYFSNYGSDVDYAQPGVDVLSTKTGGGTVSYNGTSMAAPHFCGVLLATGGSFSLDGDVNNDPDGSPDPIAVSN; this is encoded by the coding sequence ATGAGAGTCCAAATATTTGCAGGATCAATGTCACTTGCTCTTCTTTCCTCTCCTGTATCTGCTGTTGTTAATCATGATTTGAGAGACAGTTATATTGTCGTTTTAAAAGAGAGTGTATCGGAATCTCGGGCGAATGATATCGCGCGTGAAGTTGCTAAAGGACACGGTGTGATCGGCCATCAATATAGCCACGCCTTGAAAGGGTTTTCTCTTAAGGTCCCAGAGCAAGCTCTCAAAGGTCTTAAAAATAGGTTCCCCGAGATTGATTACATTGAGCCTGATATCGTCATGTACGCTTTGCCACGAGGGGGGAAACCTAATCGAGGCGGAGGTGGAGATAGTGTTGAGCGGGCTGTTCAACAGGTTCCTTGGGGTGTAACCAGAGTCAAAGGTGGTACTGTTGATATGAGTAATTCCTCATCTGTTGCTTGGGTTATAGACTCGGGTATTGACAGTAACCACCCAGATTTAAATGTAAACAAATCTCGAGGGGCAAACTTTACTCGCGGTAAGAAAAATAATACTAGCGATGGTAATGGTCACGGCACGCATGTAGCAGGAACGATAGGAGCTTACGACGATGGCTTTGATGTCATTGGTGTTGCGCCCGGTGTGGAAGTGATCCCTGTTCGAGTTCTGGATAATAGTGGTAGTGGTTCAATGTCCGGAGTTATTGCTGGTGTTGATCATGTTGCTCGCTATGGTGACTCTGGTGACTGTGCCAATATGAGTTTGGGAGGAGCCGGATATTCAGCCGCCTTGGATAGCGCGATTAAAACAGCCGCTACCCAAGGGATATTTTTCTCAATCGCAGCGGGTAATTCAGGGCAAGATGCCAGTGGGTTTACGCCAGCGAGTACCAACGGCACGAATATATTTACTATTTCCGCATTTGGCGAATCTAACGATAATTTCGCTTACTTTTCCAATTATGGCTCTGATGTAGATTACGCTCAACCTGGAGTCGATGTGTTATCGACCAAAACGGGCGGAGGAACGGTTTCTTACAATGGTACCTCAATGGCGGCTCCTCACTTTTGTGGAGTACTGTTAGCCACCGGAGGCTCATTCTCTTTGGATGGAGATGTGAATAATGATCCCGACGGATCTCCTGACCCTATTGCAGTGAGTAATTAA
- the hflX gene encoding GTPase HflX has product MKLTAKPSASNALLISITTPDFKGDEAKESLAELARLVTTLGFKVVGTQSQHHSSAQRQNVLGAGKLAEIAHLTGYQGSIEEAEDEDFLDESGLFDSEIDELDFDDLPTGNFQYGAADVVVFDCDLSPSQLRTVEASLGVEVFDRTGIIIEIFSRHARTRTARLQVDIARLNYLVPRLRETAEGDKERQMGQGAGETSLELDRRNVRDQIAALKRELVSVQDEMKTRRTRRAELFTVALVGYTNAGKSSMMRAMTATEVVGEDKLFATLDTTVRALQPITQPRILVSDTVGFIKKLPHDLVASFHSTLAEAHDASLLLYVVDASDVSFRAQLDVVHDVLAQVGVEGSEKLLVLNKCDRLTEEQQLELIEEFPDAMLTSTRDPLDITKLHKYIVGVAEEGMIEEEITIPYSGQGIIGEIRSNMSVVKEEYDYECIKLTVRSSAIDLARLKKRMQKS; this is encoded by the coding sequence ATGAAACTAACAGCAAAACCCTCAGCTAGTAACGCTTTACTTATTTCTATTACGACACCGGACTTCAAAGGTGACGAAGCAAAAGAGTCTCTTGCCGAACTTGCTCGCTTAGTAACAACCCTAGGGTTTAAAGTGGTTGGTACTCAATCGCAGCACCACAGTTCAGCTCAACGACAAAACGTGTTGGGTGCTGGTAAGCTTGCGGAAATTGCTCATCTAACCGGTTACCAAGGTTCGATTGAAGAAGCAGAAGATGAAGACTTCCTTGATGAATCGGGCCTGTTCGATTCAGAAATCGACGAGCTAGATTTTGATGATCTTCCAACGGGCAATTTCCAATACGGTGCCGCTGATGTTGTGGTCTTTGACTGTGATTTAAGCCCATCTCAACTGCGCACTGTCGAGGCGAGTTTGGGGGTGGAAGTATTTGACCGTACTGGCATCATCATCGAAATCTTCAGCCGCCACGCTCGTACTCGTACTGCTCGTCTGCAAGTTGATATCGCTCGTCTAAACTACTTAGTGCCGCGACTTCGTGAAACGGCTGAGGGTGATAAAGAGCGTCAAATGGGTCAGGGCGCTGGTGAAACTTCACTAGAGCTAGACCGTCGTAACGTACGTGACCAAATTGCTGCGCTTAAGCGTGAGCTAGTAAGCGTACAAGATGAAATGAAGACCCGACGCACAAGGCGCGCGGAGCTTTTCACTGTTGCTTTAGTTGGCTACACCAATGCCGGTAAATCTTCGATGATGCGTGCAATGACCGCAACCGAAGTGGTGGGTGAAGATAAACTGTTCGCAACGCTAGACACCACGGTGCGTGCGCTTCAACCAATTACTCAGCCGCGTATTCTGGTTTCGGATACAGTGGGTTTCATCAAGAAATTGCCACACGATCTGGTTGCTTCGTTCCACTCTACGCTAGCAGAAGCGCATGATGCTTCATTGCTGCTATATGTCGTTGATGCTTCTGATGTTTCATTCCGCGCACAACTTGATGTGGTACACGACGTATTAGCTCAAGTGGGTGTAGAAGGTAGCGAAAAACTATTAGTGCTGAATAAGTGCGATAGATTGACTGAAGAGCAGCAATTAGAGCTTATCGAAGAATTCCCAGATGCGATGCTAACGTCAACTCGTGATCCTCTGGATATCACGAAACTGCACAAGTACATCGTTGGTGTTGCTGAAGAAGGCATGATCGAAGAAGAGATCACGATTCCTTATTCTGGCCAAGGCATAATTGGTGAGATTCGCTCAAACATGAGTGTGGTAAAAGAAGAGTACGACTACGAGTGTATTAAATTGACCGTTCGCTCAAGCGCGATTGATTTGGCACGCTTGAAAAAGCGTATGCAGAAATCTTAA